The following are from one region of the Candidatus Babeliales bacterium genome:
- a CDS encoding MOP flippase family protein produces the protein MNLKSTAISGVKWTSIEKIGKSIFQLLQIAILTRFLPKEAFGLVAIALVVIGFTNIFVDLGLSSAILYKQDATEKEYSSIYWLNIFISLFMFAFLLIITPFISAFYEEKDLVNIIPILGINLLLMAIGRQHRTIMQKDFRFRPITFIELIAYFLGLIVAIFLAYEGAGVYSLVYSTLLYSAVSNVLFLVTNIRNNPISLRFKINEIKPFLRVGGYKTGSRILDFISQEADIFIIGKILGAELLGVYTLSKQVVLKLYSLINPIIVNVLSPLLSSIQKDKERLKKSYLQVIHFLAYINLPLFLVVLAGSKEILYFLYGNSYVEAYLVLSFLSLYYCITSLSNPVGSLQIATGRTDIGFFWTILRVLITPAFIFIGALHSINGVAFAILLLGVLLLIPLWYIQLLPLAKISLKEYFQQFYRPLIIFLILGILAMYLQTIFDIYLPIISIFAKILFFLLLFVGILYLIDKSSFKNNLQFIFSTIKKRSTDT, from the coding sequence ATCGGAAAATCAATATTTCAACTGCTACAAATTGCAATTTTAACTCGTTTTTTACCTAAAGAAGCATTTGGTCTCGTAGCGATTGCACTTGTTGTAATTGGATTCACTAACATTTTTGTAGATTTAGGCCTTTCCTCTGCCATTCTCTATAAACAAGATGCAACTGAAAAAGAATATAGCAGCATCTATTGGTTAAATATTTTTATCTCCCTCTTCATGTTTGCCTTTCTTCTAATAATCACTCCTTTTATATCAGCTTTTTATGAAGAAAAAGATTTGGTAAACATCATTCCCATTTTAGGAATTAATTTACTACTAATGGCGATTGGCCGGCAGCATCGGACTATAATGCAAAAGGACTTTAGATTTAGACCTATTACCTTTATTGAGCTAATCGCCTACTTTTTAGGGTTGATTGTAGCAATATTTTTAGCATATGAGGGAGCCGGTGTATATAGCCTGGTTTATTCAACACTTTTATACTCTGCTGTTTCAAATGTTTTATTCCTAGTTACCAATATACGTAACAACCCTATTAGCCTGCGTTTCAAAATCAACGAAATTAAACCCTTTTTACGAGTTGGAGGATATAAAACAGGAAGCAGAATTTTGGATTTTATTTCACAAGAAGCTGATATCTTTATTATAGGCAAGATACTTGGTGCCGAATTGTTAGGGGTATATACCCTGTCTAAGCAGGTTGTTCTAAAACTTTATTCTTTGATTAATCCTATAATAGTTAATGTCTTAAGCCCTCTTCTTTCTTCTATACAAAAAGATAAAGAAAGGCTAAAGAAATCATATCTACAAGTAATCCATTTTTTAGCCTATATAAATTTACCTCTCTTCTTAGTAGTTTTAGCCGGATCAAAAGAAATACTATATTTCCTCTATGGTAATAGCTATGTGGAAGCTTATCTGGTGTTGTCTTTTTTATCCCTCTATTATTGTATAACATCTCTTTCTAATCCTGTTGGCAGCCTGCAGATTGCAACAGGAAGAACAGATATTGGTTTTTTCTGGACGATATTACGTGTTTTAATTACTCCTGCTTTTATTTTCATAGGGGCATTGCATAGTATAAACGGAGTGGCATTCGCTATTTTACTGCTGGGGGTTCTATTGTTAATTCCTTTGTGGTATATACAACTTTTACCCTTGGCAAAAATCTCACTAAAAGAATATTTTCAACAATTTTACAGACCCCTGATTATATTTTTAATTCTTGGAATATTAGCAATGTATTTGCAGACTATATTTGATATATACCTGCCCATTATCAGTATTTTCGCCAAAATATTGTTCTTTCTTCTCCTTTTTGTAGGAATACTATACCTGATAGATAAAAGCTCTTTTAAAAATAATCTTCAGTTTATTTTTTCTACGATAAAAAAAAGAAGCACTGATACTTAA